In Pseudobythopirellula maris, the genomic stretch TCCCAATCCAAAGCGAAGAGCGGGTCCACCAGGTCGGCGCCGTGCTCACCGAGGGCCACGTCGAAACGCCGTTCCAGATCGCCTCGACCGTCGCCGAGCCGTGGCGCGACGACTCCGTCGGCTCCTACAACCGCTGGCAGAGCACGCTGCAAACCGTCCGGCGCAAGGCGCTGGTGCGGGTCGAGCCGACCGGGGCCGGGTACAACGTCGCGGTCCGAGTCGACAAGCAGCTCGAGGACCTGCCGAGCCCCGAGCTCGCCACCGCCGGCGCCGCCGCGCTGCGCAGCGACACCTCGCTGCCCACGGACCGGCTCACGCCTGTCGACCGCACCCTGGTCTCCGATCGCTGGATCCCAATCGGCCGCGACGAGCCGCTCGAGCAAGAGATGCTCAGCCGCATCAAGCAGCGGCTGGGCGGCGCTTGAAGCTCGCGCCATCTGTAGGGAACGCCCTCTGTGGCGTTCCAGCCCCGGGTTCACGGCCGTGGCGCACAACGACACCGCACAACGCACCCCGGGAAAAAGCCCGTTTGCCGGGGCTCGGACCGCCACCGAGGGCGGTCCCTACAGGGGTCGATCCGCGGGCGTTCACGCCGTGGCGTTGCTCGCCGCCGAGATCGGCAGCCCCAGCTTCGGCGTCGGCGCGAGCACCGTTTCTTGAGCCACGGGCAGCTTGAGTGTGAACGCCGTGCCGACCCCCACCTTGCTCTCCACCCGCAGCCGGCCGCCGTGGGCCTCGATGATCTCGCGACAAGCAGAAAGCCCCACGCCGGCGCCCCCTTTGCCCGTCTCGTCGGGGCCCGATTTCGTGCTGTAGAACTTCTCGAAGATCCGCGGCAAACTCTCGGTCGGGATCCCCTCGCCCGTGTCGCGCACCACCAGGTCGACCGTGCCGGCCTGCGGGTCCTCGGCGACGCGGATGATCACCCGCCCGCCGCGCGGCATCGCCTGGCGGGCGTTCGTCAGCAGGTTCATCAGCACCTGCTGGATCTGGTTGGCGATGACCATCGACCGCCGCTCGGTCTCGTACGACGTTTCGACCTGGACGCGGTACTTCTGCATCTCACGCTCGAGCAGCACGAGCGTCTCGGCCACCAGGGCCGACAGGTCGGTCGGCGCCGCCTCGGCCCCGCGGTTGCGGGCCATGCCGAGCACGCTGTTGGTGATCTTCTCGGCCCGCTGGCCGGCGCCGTAGATCTTCTCCAGCGCCTTGGTGCGGGTCGGCTCGTCGGTGTGCCGCAGGCCGAGCTTGGCGTAGTTGAGGATCGTCGTCAGGACGTTGTTGAACTCGTGCGTGGTGGTGCTCACCAGCTCGCCCAAGGCGGTCATCTTCTGCGCCTCGAGCAGCTCGGCCCGCAACGCCTGCACCTGCCGCTCCAGCTCGGCGACACGCCCCGGCTCGGGCAGATCGTGGGAAGAGTCAGAAGCCGCCTGGCCATGGGGCATAGCTGTACCGTGAGAGTGAGAGAGACGACGGCTGGTGGAAAGCACGCGTGGGTGTCGCGTACTAAGGCTATCGTCGCCTCGCTTCGGCCCACTGCACACGTTAAGAGCGGGGCCGATCGGGCGCCTCAGTCTTCCCAGTCCCACGTGATAGCACGCCGCGCGACGCCCTCGGGCGCCGCCGATCACTGTTCGCGGTTGCCCAACCCGTACAGTTTGTGAGCCTCGATGTCGTCGGCCACCGCGGCGTCCGTCATCTCTCGCCACGGCTCGCCCACCGCGATGCGGCGACGCAGGTCGCTGCTGCTCACCTCGGTGGCGGGCATCGCGACCCGGCTGGCCGCGATCGCGGCCAGCCGGTCGCCGCCCACCAGGCCGCTCAGCACGCCGAAGTCGGGCTCCGGCTCGCCGGGGCGGCAGACCACCATCGGCGTCGCCAGGGCGAGCACCTCGGCGGGCCCTCGCCACGTTGGCAGATCGTGCAGCGTGTCGGCGCCCATTAAGAAGAACAGCTCGGCGTCGGGCAGTTGACGGCGGATCTCCCGCAGGGTGTCGACCGAGTAGCTCACCTCACCGCGCTCGACCTCAAGGGTCGAGACCTCCATGCCGGGACGCCCCTCAAGGGCCAGCCTCAGCATCCGCACACGGTCGGCGTCGCCCGCCACGGGCCCGCCGGGCTTGTGGGGCTGCACGGCCGACGGAACGAACCACACGCGATCGAGCCCGCCCTGCTCCATGCAGCACTCGGCCAGCAGCAGATGGCCGCGGTGCACCGGGTCGAAGCTGCCGCCGAACAAGCCGAGACGCATGGGTGGGAAGATGTCAGAGGAGAGAGGTCGGAGGTCGGGGCCGTGTGGGCGGGCCGTCAATCGTGGGGCGATAACTGCTATCCTAACCGGCTTCGCTCTGTCGCCCTATCCTCACTAGTCCCACACTCCTCCCGACGCCCTCGCCTTGGCCGCCCAGCAGAGCCTGTTCGCAGACGACCCGCCCGACTGGGAGCAAGACGCCGCCGGCGAGGCGCTCACGGCGACCGTGGTGATGGCGGGCGCCGGCGGCGGAGCGGCGGGCGAGTTCGACTACCTCGTGCCCGACCAGCTGGCCGATCCGCGCAACCCCGAGACACGGGCCGAGCCGGGCCGCCGGGTGCTGGTGCCGTTCGGCCGCGGCGACCGGCGGCTCTCGGCCTACTGCGTGGCGGTCGGCGTGAAACCGCGCGGCGCCAGGCGGCTGAAGTCGCTGCTCGAGGTGCTCGACCCGGCGCCGCTCATCAGCGAATCGATGCTCCGCCTCGCCCGCTGGATGGCCGAGTACTATCTGACGCCCTTGGGCCAGGTGCTCGAAACCGTGCTGCCGGCCGGCGTGCGCGGCGCGGCCGGCACGCGCGAGGTCACGCTGCTGAGCGTGCCTACGGCCGTGGCGGCCCGGCTCACGCGGCTCGAGTTGCCCGAGAAGCAGCGGCGCGCCCTCGAATCGCTCGCCGCTAGCACCAAGCCGCTCTCGCCGCCGCAGCTCGCCAAGCTGGCCGACTGCACCACGGCGCCGATCAACGCCCTCAGGAAGAAGGGGCTCGTCGAGTCGCGCGTCGAGCGGCTCGACACGGCGCAAGCCGACGAGCTGCTCGCCCCCACGGTCGAACGCCAGCAGCCCAAGCAGCTCAACAAGGACCAGGCCCACACGCTCGCCACGATCCTCGCGGCCCTCGAGGCGCCGCAAAGCCAAACGGTGCTGATCCACGGCGTTACGGGCAGCGGCAAGACCGAGGTCTACATCCAGGCGATCGAGCGCGTGGTCGGCTTCGGCCGGCAGGCGATCGTGCTCGTACCGGAGATCAGCCTCACGCCGCAGACCGTCGGCCGGTTCCGCGAGCGGTTCGACCACATCGCCGTGCTGCACAGCCACCAGAGCGACGTCGAACGCCACCGCCAGTGGCGGCGGATCGCGGCGGGCGAGATCCAAGTGGTGGTCGGCGCCCGCAGCGCGGTCTTCGCCCCCACGCCGCACCTGGGGCTGATCGTCATCGACGAGGAGCACGAGACCTCGTTCAAGCAAGACACGGCGCCACGCTACCACGCCCGCGAAGTCGCCCGCCGGCGGGCCGAGGCCGCCCGGGCGCCGCTAGTGCTCTCCAGCGCCACGCCGTCGCTCGAGGCGTGGGTGCGGGCCGACGGGCCCGACCCCGACGCCCTGCTCGCCTCGATGCCGCGGCGCGTCGGCGGCCTGCCGATGCCCGACGTACGCACCATCGACCTGGTGCAAGAGGCTCACGGCCGCGGCGGCCGCGGCGCCATCAGCCGGCCGCTCTCCCAGGCGATCCACGCCTCGCTCGAAGACCGCGGCCAGGTGATCCTGCTGCTCAACCGCCGCGGGTTCTCGACCCACGTCCGCTGCCCGTCGTGCGGTTACCTCTTGGAGTGCCCGCACTGCGAGACGGCGCTCACGTTCCACCGCGACACGAACGTGGCCCTCTGCCACTGGTGCGACTACCGCGAGCCGCCGCCGAGGATCTGCCCCGACTGCAAGTCGGCAGGCGTGAACTACCACGGCCTCGGCACGCAGAAGCTCGAGGCGGAGGTGCGGGCCCGGTTCCCGAGCGCCAACGTCCTGAGGATGGACACCGACACGATGCGCTCCCCCGGCAGCCACGAGCGGGCGCTCGACGCCTTCCGCCGCGGCGAGGTGCAGGTGCTCTTGGGCACGCAGATGATCGCCAAGGGTCTCGACTTCCCGAACGTCACGCTCGTGGGCGTGATCAACGCCGACTCGGCGCTGCATTGGCCCGACTTCCGCGCCAGCGAGCGGACCTTCCAGCTCGTCACCCAAGTGGCCGGCCGCACGGGGCGCGGCGAGCGCGGCGGGCGGGTGATGGTGCAGACCTTCGAGCCGGGCCACCCGGCCATCGCCGCCGCGGTGCGGCACGACTACGCCGCGTTCGCCGCCGGCGAGCTGCCCGAACGCGAGGCGCTCGGCTACCCCCCGTACGGCTCGGTGGTGCGGATGATCGCCCGCGGCGAGAACGCCAAGCTTGTCGAGGCGCTGCTCGCCAAGGCGGCCGACACGATCCGCCGCCACGGCGAGGAGTTCGACGCCATGGGCCCCGCTCACGCGCTGCGGGTGATCGGCCCCGCGCCGGCGCCGCTGGAGAAGCTGCGCGGCGAGTACCGCTTCCACTTGCTCGTGCGCAGCCGCGACGGCGCGGCGTTGCACCGGGTGATGCAACGCGTGGCGGCGGAGCTCGAAGCGCCCGACGGGGTGCGGTGGGTCGTTGACGTCGACCCGGTCGACATGATGTGAGCCGCGTGCTGGCGAACCATCAACGCGCGGCCAAGAATAGTTTCGAATCGCTTGGCCAGAGTCCCGCCAGAAAAGTTGCCCGCGCTCGGCGCCGTGAAAAGAGGCCTCGTCGTGTCATGAGAGAGGGCAAAATCGAGCGAAGGGGCGATGGATCGCAAAAAAGTCACCCCCTGCGGCGCCCAATTATCTTTGTAACGCCTCTTTTACCTAATTTCGACAATCGCTTTTGGGCCGCGCGCGCAGCAGCGATTCTTGGCCACTCGCGATTTTGTCCTAAGTCGTTGCCATTAGATCGTTTAGCGGAGCCCAGCGGAGTCCGCCGAAGGCGGATAAGTCGCGCCAAACTATTTTTGGGCCAAGGTTTGAGTCGGTTCGGTGGAAGGGGAACCACGAAGGAACAACGCCGACGATCGCAGGATAGCGCCGCAGCGCGAAGCAGGTCCCACGCGGCTGGCAAAAAGTTAGGGTGGCTGGGTTCGCAGCCGCTAGACGTAGCCCCCAGCTTTTAGCGAGCAGACGCCCCCTTGGTGATTCTCCGGGGGCTCCGCTTCGCTGCGACCCCGGGCGCCCGGCGCATAACGCGTGCCGAACAGGATTGGGGCAAGCCAGCAGTGGCGCCCGGCGCCAAATGTGGGTCACACATTTGCACTTGGCGGTGACACAGAAGATCCATTCCGAGCATTATCAGCTTCCTTCTCCAAGATAGTTCTGAATGCGTCGAACTGCAGACACCACAACTGGGTCGATTCCATCCGATTCGGCTGGAGCGTTCAAACGCCTTAAATCCGCGCAGGAGTGAGCAAGCTCATGCACCTTCAAACGTACATCGTCGCTTCCTACTGCCTCCTGGTTGTTTTTTCCTGCTTGCTGTTGGCCGCAGTCGCGTTGCTCGGTACGGCGGCTTTCGAATGGAAAACACCTTTGAGAAATCGACGCCTCAAGACTTCCTGTGGGCTATTCCTCGCAGCTTTAGTAGTCCTGGCATTGCCTAGAGTACTATTTGCGTTTGTTGAATTCTCCCAAGGGATGACGAAGGAGATGTACGAGAAGAATCGCACCGAAATGGACAGCAGAGCATCCGAAACATCCCATGTAGGCCTTGGGGAATTCGCTCCAGATTTTTCCATTGAGGTGGACGATGGCACGTCCTTCACGCTGTCTGGGCACAGAGGATCGGTCGTCCTCGTCAACTTCTTCAGGACTGATTGTGGGCCATGTAATCTAGAGTTCCCTGTGTTGCAGGAGATCTGGGAGAAGCACGGCAGCCGAGATGACTTCGGCATGATTGCAATAAGCCGTGGCGAAACGATGGAGGCCGTCACCTCGTTCAAAAGTGCAAACAAGCTCACGCTGCCTACTGCGGTTGATGATAACAGCTCTATCTACGATCAGTACGCTCCGGCGCACATTCCTCGAACTTACCTCGTGTCACGCGATGGAACGATAGGCTTCCAAACAATGGGGTTTATGAGTGACTACAAGTACGACGGGGACTCAGAACAGTTGCGCACGACTGTCGCGAATGCCTTAGCTAAAGGTCAGTAATCCAACGCCCCTTGCTACCTCTCCAACTGCGTAAGCGGGTAGCCCAGGTTCTTGAACCTGGGTGGCGAAGCCACGAGAAGCCGCCGTGGGGCGTTGCCGGACGGTTGCGTCCTTTGCGCGAGGAGGCCAGCCCTGGTGCTTCTTGTCGCCTGCGGCGACCCAGGTTTGAAAACCTGGGTTACCCGGTTTGAGTCAGTGAGCGCGTAAGGGGAACCACGAAGAAACGACGCCGACGATCGCAGGATAGCGCCGCAGCGCGAAGAAGGTCCCACGCGGCTGGCAAAAAGTTAGGGTGGCTGGGTTCGCAGCCGCAGGCGTAGCCCCCAGCTTTTAGCGAGCAGACGCCCCCTTGGTGATTCCCCAGGGGCTCCGCTTCGCTACGACCCCGGGCGCCCGGCGAAGTCTTCGTCTTTCTCGAAGATCGTCATCCGTGCGTTGACCCGGTTGAGGGCATAGTAGACCAAGCCTCCTTGCGCTGCTCGTCGCGGTCTTCCTATGCCGCTTGTTCAACAGTTACCAGGGGGGATGTCAACAAAAGGTTCCTGACACCTTTAATTATGCCTTTATTTATGCGTATTCACCTACACGGTGAGTCAATCCGAAGCAGGTGTGCCACACTTATGGAACTCTGAAGTTTTTTGGATTTCTCTGTTAGCTACTTATAGACACTCTACAGATTGATGGTACATCTATGGCTAGTTGGAACTCTCCTTCTTTAGCATGGGGTATTGCCATGGACCGCAGAGACTTGCTTACCGCGAGTGTAGCTGGAGGAAGTGCTCTTATGTTTGGGGGCAACTTATTTGCCGATGAGGTCAAGAATTCAGAGTTAGTAGGTAGTGTTGGCGATTTTTCTTCAGAGGAACTTAAACTAGATTCCTTCGAAGTGATCGAGACATCGACAGCATTGAAGGCTGGTAGCGGCCCTCACGAACTTAACCTAGGAGACATACGCAGAGGCCGGCACATGCGAGAGTTTAACGTCCCTCGCGGTACCACCTTGGTCCTAGGTCAAGTGCAAGAGGGCATCCACGCCGGAGATGCGGTGTATTGGACGCTAGGTACAGCAATACGTGCTGAACAGACAGGCGATTGGCGATGCCGGGTGGTTTGGCAAATGAACTGGGGTCCGAATGATGCCCTGCCAACTCGCTTTCGCTATATACGTTACTAGCATCGCTAGTCCGGGAGAACAAAGGTGCCAGGAACCGTTTATGCCTTCCTGCTGCAGGTGGACGCTCAATATAAGGTTCCTGACACCTTTATTTACCTGACAGCGGGTAGCCCAGGTTCTTGAACCTGGGTGGCGAAGCCACGAGAAGCCGCTGCGGGGCGTTGCCGGACGGTTGCGTCCTTTGCGCGAGGAGGCCGGCCCTGGTGCTTCTTGTCGCCTGCGGCGACCCAGGTTTGAAAACCTGGGCTACCCGGTTTTCAAGGCGGACGTGGGGTGGCGGGGGCGCACCCGTTAGGGAAGCCCCCGAGCGTGCCGGGCCGGGCCTGTGGGGCACGGGGGCTTCCGCTTCGCGGTGCGCCCCCGCCACCCTTTTTGGGAGATGGTCTGTCAGAGCAGACGATCGCTCGGCGCCGAAGCGAGGACTACGACGCAGCCGCGCCAGTCGGCTGTGCGGGCTGTCATTTCTCGGTCGCCGATGACGATGCGGTGCTCGCCGGGGGCGGTCTCTTGGCAGGCGACCGTGGTGAGGCCGACGCCGACGCCGAGGCCGATGACCTTGGCGGCCGCCTCTTTGAGGGCCCAGAGCGTGGTGAGGCGTTGCTCGGGGGATGGTTCGCCGAGCAGGCGGTCTTCGGGGCCTTCGAACATCGCGCGGAGCTTGACGAGCCGCGGCGAGACCTCTTCGATGTCGACGCCGAGCCGCTGGCCCGGCTCGGGCGCCAGGCACGCCAGGGCGACCGGGCCGGCGGTCGTGTTCTTGTGCGAGATCGAGCAGTCGTGGCGGCCGTCGTCGCGCCACGCGCCGGCTTCGCTCAGCGCCAGCCGGGGGCGGCCCTTCGCATCGACGCGCAGCTCGCAGTCTTGCGGCGAGGCGGCCAACTGGTGGCCGATCGCCAGCTGCTTGACCAGCACGCGGCCGGCGAGCCACTCGCGGCGACGGGCTGGCACGCCGCGCGTGGCGTGCTCCGCGCGCTCGGCGGCGGTGAGCCAGGCGTCGCGCAAGGTGCGCCAGGCGTCCTCGTCGGGGCTGCCGATATCGGCCAGCGCCAGCGCAACGCCGGGCGCTTCGAGCCCCGGGAGCTTTAGAGGCAGCAACGGCAGAGGCAGCAACGGCAGGGGCTGCCGCGGCGACAGTGGCGGCGGCGACACGCCATCGGCGTCGCCCGGTGGTCTGTTCATGGGTGGCGTCCGTTCCAACGGCTGGTCACGCGAATCAACTCACCCCGCCGGCCGCCCTGCGTGAAAAACGAGGGGGGGCAGTCAAGCGGGGAGGCTCGTCTCGCCAACCAGTGTGACCGCTGCGGCGATCGATTGCGACCGCACGCGGCTTGTGCGGCCGCGGCCCGGCGGCCGATCCGCGCACTGCGGACGGGTGTCAGCCGACCGCTTGCAGCTCGCTCTCATGGGGCTCCAGGCCGTCGCTGCTCGGTCGGCTCTCGGCCTCGGCGAGGCGGGCCTCGAGTTCGTTGATCCGTCCTTGCATGCCGTTGAAGGCCTCGGCCAACTCGTGCCAGAAGTCGCCCTTGCGGAAGCGGATGGGGGCGACGCGGTCGCCGGCGGCGCTCTGACGCATCACGCGCCGCAGACGCAGCATCGGCCCGGTGAAGCGGTGCGACATGCGCATCAGGTCGTAGAGCGCGATGGGGCAGACGACCACCGCCGCCAGGGCGGCGAACGCGACCGTGGAGAGCACGGCCGACATGGTCGCCGGGTCGTTCGCGAGCGTGGCGAATCCGGGCGTCGCCATCGTCCAACCGATCATGGCCAGCATGCCGACCATCGCCAGGCTGACGAACCAGTACCGCACGGCCTGGGCGATGAGCGCCCCTTGGACCACGGGGTCGACGAATTGTTTCTTACGCTGTTGCTTCGCAGCCATGGGGTGAAGCCTCCCGCCTCGATGAGGGCCTGTCGGATAAGAAACGGCTCACCACCTGCAAAAAGTGAACCGCCATTAAAACCCTAGCCCACAATCCATAGTGGGGCCGTGTCGAATAGCCCTTCAGTAGCTGCGGCAGATCGCCGCGGGGCCGCGGATCGCCCTGCGCCGCAGCGAAAAGAGTCACTTGATCGGCATCCGCACCGCCCGCAACTCCATGCCGTTTTGATGGAGTGTGAGGGTTTTGAGGCTTTGCACGTCGTCCTCTGCGGGGGCGGCCGGGTCGCCGAAGGTGATCCGGGCCGGGACCACGCGGTACCGGAACTCGGTCGGCGAGGCGGCGTGCAGCCTGAGGGCGGGCTGGGCGGTCAGCTGGGCGGTGAGGCCGCGGTCGTCTTGGCGGACAACGACCCAGGCGAGCGGCGTGATCATGTAGGTCCCCTCGTACGAGGCGAGCAGCTCGGGATCGACCTCCACCATCTCGGGCAGCTCGATCGGCTCGGGGCGTTCGCCGCGAGCGGCTTGGAGCAGCTTCTCGCCGAGCGGGGTGACGCCCGCGGCGGCCGTGTTGGCGAGCACCACCACGCCGCAGCCCTCCTCGGGCGCCAGGCTGACCGAACTGGCGTAGCCGCCGGTCATGCCGTTGTGCCACCAGGCGTTGGAGTCGCTCGATCGGAACCAGGCGAGGCCAATCGCCGCCGCCGCGCCCTCGCGGCCGTTGTCGTGCCGCACGCGCATCGCGTCGCGGAGGGCGGCCGTGGCGGCGGGCGTTTCGGATCCGTCGCCGGCCAAGGCCGCTTCAACCAGCTTGACGAGGTCGGCCGCCGTCGAGCGGACGCCTCCCGCCGCGGTGAGGCCGCCCAGGTTCCAGGCGCCGTTGGGTGTGAGGTCGGCGTCGTACGGCGGCGCGAAACGCTCGCGCATCGAGTCGGTGAGCGCGACGCGCGTGTCGCTCATGCCGAGCGGCGCGCACAGCCGCTCGACGAGCAGCTCTTCGTAAGATTTGTCGGTAGCCCGCTCCAGCACGAGGCCGAGCACTCCCATGCCGAAATTCGAGTACTCGTCTTCGCCGGGAGGCCGGGCGGGCTTGGTCTTCGCCAAGTCGCCCCAGACCCGCTCGCGGGTGAAGCCGGCGTACGGGTCGAGGGCGTCGAGAAACAGCAGGCTCTTGAAGCTCGTCATGCTCGGCGGCAAACGCGGCAGGCCCGAGGTGTGGGTCGCCAGATGGGCGAGCGTGATCGGCTCGCCGAGCTCGGGTACCTTGATCCCTTCGGGCGTGTGGGCGCTGAGCGTATCGCCCTCACTCAGCAGACCACGCAGCTGGGCGTCGGCCAGCAGCGTGCCGGTGAGCGCCTTGGTGAACGAGCCGACCTCGTAGACCGTGTGCTCGTCGGGCGCGACGCCCGCGCCCTTTTCCATCTCGCCGAAAGCGAAGAACCGCACGCCGTCGTCGTCGACGACACCGATCGTGCAGCCGACGAGTAAGCCGGCGTCGATCAGGGGCTGGGCGAGGCGCTCGACCTCGGCGCGGTCGATCGCCCTGGCGGACGCGACTGGCAGGAAAGCGAGAAACAGCAGGATCAAACGTGTCAGCATGGGGTGTCCTTTCGACGGACATTCGCCGCCGCTCAGTCGAGCTTGGAGTATTTTTCGAACTCCGCCTCGAGATCGATCGTGTCGGCGCCGCCGTGGTGCAGCAGCACCATGTAGCGGAGCTTCAGGGGCTTGCCTTCGGCGAGCTCGAGCTTGCCCGGCTCGCTGGCGGCGGCTTGCTTCTCCTCGGCCGTCTTGCCGCCGAGGTAGGGCTTCACGCCGATCGGGTTGGCGGCGAACAGGCCGTACTCACGCGAGTGCCAGCGCGGCTCCGGATTGTAGCTGGACGGGTGGACCAGGATAGCGAGCCCGACACGCTCGCCCCCCTCGGTCGCCGGGCCGCTGTAGTCGGCCCAGCTGGCCCGCCGGCCCCACGACTCGCCGTTCTTCTGGCCGTGGTTGTTGACGAACGAGCCGCCCATCTTGGCGTCGTTCTTCATCGTTCCCGGCACCCGCACGGCGAAGAAGCCTTCCTTCGTGTCGCCGATCACCAGCGGGCCCTTGGGCGACCACAGCCTCAGCCGGCAGTCGATCCAGCGCGTTTCTTGGGGCGTGCCGAGGTTCTCGACGCCAAACTCCATCAGCCGCTGGTCGCAGGCGACCACGTCGCCCGCAGGGTTGATCCAGTCGTTGCGCGAGCCGACGGTGGCGACCTCGCCGGTCGTGTCGGCCCGCACCCACTCGCGGTGCTGCTGCGTGCCGATCGGGTAGTGGCGGTCGCGCTGCGGGGTTGGCTCGTGCCAGAAGTCGAAGCCATTCACCCCCTCGTAGCCCCACCACAGCGAGCGGTGGTGGTTGTGGTCGACGTGCTCGTGCGGGCCGGGGGCGCCGACGGGGTAGGAACGCGTCATCGCCTCGCCCGTCGGGCCGTTGAGCGGCCAAACGACCGGCCGCGTGCCGCTGCGCTCCAGGCAACGGGCGAAGACCTCGCCGTCGGCCATGACCGTCACGCCGTCGTCCTCCTGCGAGACCGACATGACGGCCCGCTCGGCGGCGTGGGAATTGAGGGCAACCAGAAGCAGCGACAGCAAGCAGAGGAGGCGGGTCATCGTCGTACCTAAAAAGCCTGATTTGAAACTAAGAAACAACGTATAGAACGCGGTTCGAGCGGATCGGGGTCGACCGAGGCGTCTATTTCAACCGCGTCGATCCGCCCAATCCGCGTGTATCGGCGTTCCATCCTTAAGTAGAGGGTACGCTGCGATCACTTCGGCATCGAGAAATTCTCGAGCGACAGGTCCTCAACGTGCTCGATGAGGCTCGGCTGCTTGGCGCCGGCGAACGTGCAGTTGCGGAGCGTCAGGCCCGTGATCGGCGCGTCGGGCAGGCCGACCAGGTGGAGCGCCCGCTTGCTCTTCTTCGACGTGACGTTCTCGAGCGTCACGTTGCTCACATGCGGCACGTGGGGGCCGGTCTCCGGCTGGTCGTAGACGAGATTGATGCGGAACACGGCGTCGCTCACCTCGCCGACCTCGACGTTGCGGACGTGCATGTTGCGGAGGTAACCGCCGCGCATCGAGTTGCTCTTCAGCCGGATCGCCCGCTCCAGGTTCGGGCTGCTCATGTAGCAGTCTTCGACGAACACGTTCTCGATGCCGCCCGACATCTCGCTGCCGAGCACCACGCCGCCGTGGCCGTCGCGCATCGTGCAGTTGCGGACCACGATGTTCTTGCTCGGCGTGCCGATGCGGCGGCCGTCGGCGTTGCGGCCCGACTTGATCGCGATGCAGTCGTCGCCCGTGTCGAACACGCAATCCTCGATCAGCACGCCGTCGCACGCCTCGGGGTTGCAGCCGTCGTTGTTAGGGCCGTGGCTCTCGACGGTGACGCCACGCACCGTGACGCTCGTGCAGAGGACCGGGTTCTGGCACCACATCGGCGAGCGGTTGAGCGTGTAGCCCTCGAGCAGCACCTTGTGGCAGCGGTAGGGCTGCACGAAGTTCACCCGCAGGGTGTTCCCCTCGCCGAAGACCCGTTTCTCGGGGGCCACGTTGCTCTCGGCCTGCTCGCGCAGTTTGTTGATGTCGCCCCGCTCGCGTTTCCAGGTCCACCAGTGGTCGTCGTCGGCGCCGCCGTCGAACACGCCGCCGCCGGTGATGGCGATGTTCTCTTGGTCCAAGGCGTAGAGCGGCGGCGAGTAGGTGTAGACCTCGGTCCCCTCGAAGCGGGTGAGCACCGGCGGCAGGAAGTCGTTCGGCTCGTTGCTGAACTGCACCTTGGCGCCCGCCTCGGCGTGCAGGTTCACATTGCTGAGCAGGTGGATCGGCCCTTTGACGAACCACTCGCCCGCCGGGATCACCACGCGGCCGCCGCCCGCGGCGTTGCACGCCTTGATCGCGGCCTTGATGGCCGGCAGGCAGTCGGTCTCGCCGCCCGGCTCGGCGCCCCCTTCGTAGGCGTCGTCGGTGATGACGAAGTCGTTGTCCGGGAAGGTCGGCTCCTCGATCGCGGCGAGGATATCCGGCGCCGAATCCCAGCCAACGGCGACGGCGTCAGCCGCTCGGGCCTCGGGGGCGTTCGCCACCAGCAACAAAGCAACGGCAACCAAGAGTGAGTTCAGCACGCGACAAGTCACAACCATGATCCGACTCCGCCCCCGCGGGCATATCTGAGAGAAAGAGAAATCGGGCGCGCAGAAAAAACGCCAAACCGATGAGATGATGTTCCGACTTCTAGGGTAGCCAAGCGACGGCTAGCAATGGAGAGCCCTATTCGCAATAATTTTCTCTTTAAACGCATCGCGCGTCCAGCCGCCGCTCGGCGTTGACGGCTGCCGCCTTGCCGAGCATGATCGCACGCACGGGATGCCGTCGCGTGTCGAGCACCCCTTTTCACATTGGCCATTCGGCGTCCCCTCAGCCCCTCGGCGACCCGTTGAACAGCAAAAGTTTCTCGATGTTTGCCGCCGGCGTGCTGGTCGGCCTGTTGGTGGCCACCTG encodes the following:
- a CDS encoding serine hydrolase domain-containing protein; amino-acid sequence: MLTRLILLFLAFLPVASARAIDRAEVERLAQPLIDAGLLVGCTIGVVDDDGVRFFAFGEMEKGAGVAPDEHTVYEVGSFTKALTGTLLADAQLRGLLSEGDTLSAHTPEGIKVPELGEPITLAHLATHTSGLPRLPPSMTSFKSLLFLDALDPYAGFTRERVWGDLAKTKPARPPGEDEYSNFGMGVLGLVLERATDKSYEELLVERLCAPLGMSDTRVALTDSMRERFAPPYDADLTPNGAWNLGGLTAAGGVRSTAADLVKLVEAALAGDGSETPAATAALRDAMRVRHDNGREGAAAAIGLAWFRSSDSNAWWHNGMTGGYASSVSLAPEEGCGVVVLANTAAAGVTPLGEKLLQAARGERPEPIELPEMVEVDPELLASYEGTYMITPLAWVVVRQDDRGLTAQLTAQPALRLHAASPTEFRYRVVPARITFGDPAAPAEDDVQSLKTLTLHQNGMELRAVRMPIK
- a CDS encoding DUF6807 domain-containing protein, with amino-acid sequence MTRLLCLLSLLLVALNSHAAERAVMSVSQEDDGVTVMADGEVFARCLERSGTRPVVWPLNGPTGEAMTRSYPVGAPGPHEHVDHNHHRSLWWGYEGVNGFDFWHEPTPQRDRHYPIGTQQHREWVRADTTGEVATVGSRNDWINPAGDVVACDQRLMEFGVENLGTPQETRWIDCRLRLWSPKGPLVIGDTKEGFFAVRVPGTMKNDAKMGGSFVNNHGQKNGESWGRRASWADYSGPATEGGERVGLAILVHPSSYNPEPRWHSREYGLFAANPIGVKPYLGGKTAEEKQAAASEPGKLELAEGKPLKLRYMVLLHHGGADTIDLEAEFEKYSKLD
- a CDS encoding glycoside hydrolase family 28 protein — encoded protein: MVVTCRVLNSLLVAVALLLVANAPEARAADAVAVGWDSAPDILAAIEEPTFPDNDFVITDDAYEGGAEPGGETDCLPAIKAAIKACNAAGGGRVVIPAGEWFVKGPIHLLSNVNLHAEAGAKVQFSNEPNDFLPPVLTRFEGTEVYTYSPPLYALDQENIAITGGGVFDGGADDDHWWTWKRERGDINKLREQAESNVAPEKRVFGEGNTLRVNFVQPYRCHKVLLEGYTLNRSPMWCQNPVLCTSVTVRGVTVESHGPNNDGCNPEACDGVLIEDCVFDTGDDCIAIKSGRNADGRRIGTPSKNIVVRNCTMRDGHGGVVLGSEMSGGIENVFVEDCYMSSPNLERAIRLKSNSMRGGYLRNMHVRNVEVGEVSDAVFRINLVYDQPETGPHVPHVSNVTLENVTSKKSKRALHLVGLPDAPITGLTLRNCTFAGAKQPSLIEHVEDLSLENFSMPK